A region from the Felis catus isolate Fca126 chromosome F1, F.catus_Fca126_mat1.0, whole genome shotgun sequence genome encodes:
- the CASQ1 gene encoding calsequestrin-1, which translates to MGPGGGRRVPTSGPAPVPSPPPAPIPPPDPFTLGSVGSLSGTQQCPLSTALGPSPPRPHREPLTPDSGPRAPPCPGHPLLDQESRPDPDPATSMGTADRMGAAAVPGPRLALLLLLLLLGTPRPGVRGEDGLDFPEYDGVDRVVNVNAKNYKNIFKKYEVLALLYHEPPEDDKASQRQFEMEELILELAAQVLEDKGVGFGLVDSEKDAAVAKKLGLTEEDSIYVFKGDEVIEYDGEFSADTLVEFLLDVLEDPVELIEGERELQAFENIEDEIKLIGYFKSKDSEHYKAYEDAAEEFHPYIPFFATFDSKVAKKLTLKLNEIDFYEAFMEEPVTIPDKPNSEEEIVSFVEEHRRSTLRKLKPESMYETWEDDMDGIHIVAFAEEADPDGYEFLETLKSVAQDNTDNPDLSIIWIDPDDFPLLVPYWEKTFDIDLSAPQIGVVNVTDADSVWLEMDDEEDLPSAEELEDWLEDVLEGEINTEDDDEEEDDDDDD; encoded by the exons ATGGGACCAGGTGGGGGCCGACGGGTGCCAACTTCGGGGCCGGCTCCggttccctccccgccccctgctcctATCCCTCCTCCTGACCCTTTCACTCTTGGCTCTGTCGGCAGCCTGTCCGGGACCCAGCAGTGTCCTCTGTCCACTGCTCTGGGCccttccccaccccgcccccaccgcgAGCCCCTAACTCCGGATTCAGGAcccagggcccctccctgccccggccACCCTCTTCTGGACCAGGAGAGCCGACCCGACCCAGACCCCGCGACATCCATGGGCACCGCAGACAGGATGGGGGCCGCGGCCGTGCCCGGCCCGCGGCTGgcattgctgctgctgctgctgctgctggggacACCCAGGccgggggtgcggggggaggACGGGCTGGACTTCCCCGAGTACGACGGTGTGGACCGCGTGGTCAACGTCAACGCGAAGAACTACAAGAACATTTTCAAGAAGTACGAGGTGCTGGCGCTGCTCTACCACGAGCCCCCTGAGGACGACAAGGCCTCCCAGAGACAGTTCGAAATGGAAGAGCTGATcctggag TTAGCGGCCCAAGTCCTGGAAGACAAGGGCGTTGGCTTTGGGCTGGTGGACTCTGAGAAGGACGCGGCAGTAGCCAAGAAACTAG GACTCACGGAAGAAGACAGCATCTACGTGTTCAAGGGAGATGAAGTCATCGAGTACGATGGCGAGTTCTCTGCTGACACCCTGGTGGAGTTTCTACTCGAT GTCCTAGAGGACCCCGTGGAACTGATCGAGGGTGAACGAGAGCTGCAGGCATTTGAGAACATTGAGGACGAGATCAAGCTCATTGGCTACTTCAAGAGCAAAGATTCAGAGC ATTACAAGGCCTACGAGGACGCCGCGGAGGAGTTTCACCCTTACATCCCCTTCTTCGCCACCTTCGACAGCAAG gtgGCAAAGAAGCTGACCCTGAAGCTGAATGAGATTGATTTCTACGAGGCCTTCATGGAAGAGCCCGTGACCATCCCCGACAAGCCCAACAGCGAAGAGGAGATTGTCAGCTTCGTGGAGGAACacaggag ATCCACCCTGAGGAAGCTGAAGCCCGAGAGCATGTATGAAACCTGG GAAGACGACATGGACGGAATTCACATTGTGGCCTTCGCAGAGGAAGCTGATCCTG ATGGCTACGAGTTCTTGGAGACGCTCAAGTCCGTGGCTCAAGATAACACTGATAACCCCGACCTCAGCATCATCTGGATCGACCCCGACGACTTCCCACTG CTGGTGCCATACTGGGAGAAGACGTTTGACATCGACCTGTCGGCCCCACAGATAGGAGTCGTCAACGTTACTGAT GCGGACAGCGTGTGGCTGGAGATGGACGACGAGGAGGACCTGCCTTCCGCTGAGGAGCTGGAGGACTGGCTGGAGGACGTGCTGGAGGGCGAGATCAACACAGAGGACGACGACGAGGAGGAGGACGACGACGACGATGACTAG